In the genome of Lathyrus oleraceus cultivar Zhongwan6 chromosome 4, CAAS_Psat_ZW6_1.0, whole genome shotgun sequence, the window atcatgacatggcatgaagctaactttatttttcaggttaattatcctcttgatacaatcaaaacaaaggtccattcagacgggcatccttatcaattacattcaggattcaactacatctttcggatatactccatgtcaccattcattctgacatcctcctaacgatggcatctataagcccatccccAGTAAATTGTTGCAAATACTATCAGATAcagcctagcgtacggttcactctgattcagctcaacctatgaccttcaacaactcagatacgatctagcgtacgatccattctgaccttcttcaaatcttcaaataccactcaaatacagtctaatgtacgaccaagttggaccttcaagtcagattctgcaaatacagtctaatgtacgaccaagttagaccgtcaagtcctcggacaactcagataaggtttaatgtacgaccaagttagacctttatctgctcagatgctaccttcggacaggtacatttctgaatggtagtctggtatacgactacttccttgctcagatgctaccttcggacaggtacatttctgaatggtagtctggtatacgactacttccttgctcaggtgctaccttcggacaggtacattcctgaatggtagtctggtatacggctactcccttgctcaggtgctaccttcggacaggtacattcctgaatggtagtctggtatacggctactcccttactcaggtgctaccttcggacaggtacattcctgaatggtagtctggtatacggctactcccttgctcaggtgctaccttcggacaggtacattcctgaatggtagtctggtatatggctactcccttactcaggtgctaccttcggacaggtacattcctgaatggtagtccggtatacggctactcccttgctcaggtgctaccttcggacaggtacattcctggatggtagtctggtatacggctacttccttgctcaggtgctaccttcggacaggtacattcctgaatggtagtctggtatacgactacttccttgctcaggtgctaccttcggacaggtacattcctgaatggtagtctggtatacggctactcccttgctcaggtgctaccttcggacaggtacattcctgaatggtaatctggtatacggctacttccctgctcaggtgctaccttcggacaggtacattcctgaatggtagtctggtatacgattacttccttgctcaggtgctaccttcggacaggtacattcctgaatggtagtctggtttatgactactcccttgctcaggtgctaccttcggacaggtacattcctgaatggtagtctggtttatgactactcccttgctcaggtgctaccttcggacaggtacattcctgaatggtagtctggtatacggctactcccttgctcaggtgctaccttcggacaggtacattcctgaatggtagtctggtatacggctactcccttgctcagatgctaccttcggacagctacatttctgaatggtagtctagtatacggctactccctcttcaagcagaTTCGGCCTAACGGACGGCTCTATCTGCAACTCAGAaacgatctagcgtacgatccgttctgatctttcatccccatcaaagtcatctgcctaacgaacagctcactctggtattcagatacggtccagtgtatgattcattctgatcccttatccccagcagtatatagcatactctgactccccagcaaagtcaacagcatgatggatgattcactatacgatctagcgtatgacccggtatgacatccatgtcttcagatatcgtctaacgtacgacacagtCTGAAGCTCcaatcatcaaacttcctggatggcatctttaagcccatctccatcaagaccaattgacaagcgcaaattctcggggcattctagtgttcaataatcttccacctccagaccacgaatggtgcacataccattctactctctcggttcaagaatattgaacaggggcagctgtcataccccaaaatttgcccattgatatttcaagacatttcagggcactccgactcatttttatgacacttaaaggaacaaaggcccagctcgcgaatgacccaaaatggcctactcgctacacgctcacctagtgataatatgaaagtggtttatttggaagcggaggaaaaggggtgcaaaaagaaagaaaacgaaccaaacagcaaagcccaacccaaagtacaagaacacgggtgtggcatctgtgacgagcgtcacagaggctgtgacgagcgtcacgcctacccctgtgacgggcgtcacacatggtgtgacgaacgtcacaccgttcccctactttttgggcgcagataatgcttcggagacttgaagGTCCGTTGGGCCCTAGATCCACGCGCGCGTTGAAGACCTTTTTTGGCAGCaggcatgacctaatgacaacaatataaatagccgccttgaaaacctaaaagggggagctttttccgagattctttttcctttgccgttttcgcctttgcattttttcttcttttccagcagcttaggcattgtgttttataagtgctacactatttcttttgcaattccggattcccttttggtatttagttaattcttttcgcacaatagtttctacaacggaaactattgtgtgcctttttaccgaatctaatctcacggcggcagcaaggtcacctccgctcaattctatccgatcggccaattcaaggttgcgactcaattgcaaacaggtttgtgttACTATTATCGCcttatgttcctaattcacatgtgatatcataattgagattcataaatatatttgaggctttgcatgtaacttaagtatgcctggatactttgaattgttgtaatggatgccgctgttcttcgtcctattttgatctttgcccatctgacctgttttatcataaccatgctttgtttacctattactttggtgcaactctcgattgcaccctgatttggtattctaacccgtttgctgaattttgcaaaggttcatatgtcccgggaaaagattgctgtttaggtctcccactttatttgtgggatacccttgtggagattcaccctaagtggcctaattaattttaatgtgttcattttaatgtcttaattttaatgcattgattttagtatggacttaattacttaattgactttaaaatatgacctttaaataagtgatcttggacctctctttgctgccttacggtattacggtataatggtcatgtcccgcgaatgtggggatacacttagcaatggcccttcgattaaatcatcataaaataaatcatggtccctcggatgttgccttcgaaaatacaattttgtcccgcgatgacccttcggtgtagcctacggttaaatgatgatcgtcccttcgaatgctaaggtatccttacaactgttgccttcaatgacctatcgatgaccctacgatgacccttctacatccccaggataaaactacttacttctcaatagtaaggacagttttaccctcataaggatgggaaatgcccggaaagacctcagacaggtataaccttaattgctcagtcataacctaaaaaatatacttttcgCACCTCGCACCTTTCAAACgtcttcttttggaaaatcaccacttagcatacatccgtactaggatcattgccgagttatatttttctaaactattttttaaattaaacgagataaccactttgtatacattcatgcaagaatcattacaaagctaaattctcattttcaaaacattttcatacatttctcaaccgctttttttttcaaacaaagaaaacataaatgattgagcaattaagagcccatggataaccatggatacgaagggtgcctaacaccttccctttgtataaagtacctcccgaacctaagaatttaaaattaaggtctttcctgttcttttccacctttccttatgggataaaagaaaagtcggtggcgactcttgctaaccgcgacattgcgattacaaatccaataaggtccagttcaccgtatgacaaactataaataatatattatatcACTACTATCCTATTTCCCATTTTTCCCAAATTCCCCACATTACCTTGAAATCCTGTCCTTGATCATGATCTCATGAAGAAGCTTGCAGCTCTGGCAGAGAAACTTAATAAATTGGTCAGTGATGTAATTACCGGATAGGTTAAGCTTGCGTAGGTGGGGAAGTGCCAATAATGGATCATTACGATCTACCATAAAATCTTGGTTACTTCTAACCCAGGGATAACTGAGATTTAGTTCTTCTAGTAAAGGAAAACAATGCGATCAAGAACAAATCCTTCTTGTCGAAATGAAACAAGAACAAAATTGCAATATCATGCAAAGTCTAAATGTTGCAGCTATTGTTACGAAGTAACTTGTTTCTATCAAGTATATTGGACTTTGAATGCTGTTGCAGCTATTGTTACGAAGTAACTTGTTTCTCTCAATTCATTCACTCTGTTTATACATTACTCCTTAATATTTGTTTCATTAGGTGTGAGAAGGCTAGACTTAGTGCATATATTGGGTACAAAGTCTCTATGATGTTTATATCAGAATTTATGTAGTGAAAATATATGGgagaatatatatataaatataaaacAAAAACTTTGCAAGAACAACCAAATTGATAAGAAAACTGTAATTCAACTATAAATATATTATTTCtgtaaaaaaaaacaataaatatATTAGAGGACTAGTACAGTCATATTTCCCAAATTCCCCAAACTCAGCGTGATCTCTTGAAGAAGCGTGCAGTTATGGCGGAGAAAGTTAGTAAATTGGTCTGGGTCACCGATGTAATTACCAGATAGGTTAATCTTGTCGAGATTGGGAAGTGCTAATAATGGATCCTTATGATCCACCATAAAATCCGTGTCACTAGTAAGCCAGGGATTACAGACATTGAGTTCTTGGAGTAAAGGAAAATAATCAGCGATCAAGAATAAATTCTTCTTGTTGAAATGACACATTTGGTAAAAAGTGAAGGATGTCATATTTTTCATAGTTTTGGACAAAGCTATCAAGCCATTTGCAGGAATCTGAATGGGTCTGAGTATGCGTGTAGGGCATAGACTGAGCGATTTGATGTCTAAAGGGAAAGTGGAGATTAGGGTTAGAAGAGCGTTCACTTCTTTTACAGTTTTGGGTACGATAGTGAGGTTGAGCGAGGTGAGGTTAGGGAAGCGGTGGAAGAGGCGAGGAAGGAAAGGAATGGTTTCATCGGTGATTGTGGCGAAGAATAGTATACGGTTGGTGATGTACATAGACTGTTTGGAGACGAGGGAGAGTGACATGAAACTGCGGTTGTCGCCGTGGAGGTATTTGAAGGTGCACTCCAATAATTCCTCTGGTAAACATGAACATATTTCTTCCGCCGCCGCCATTGTTACAGATAATGAGTCTGTTTCATTCACTTGTTCACTCCCGTTATATATGGTATGCTTATTTGCTCCCTCCTTCCTCATGCGCTGCCtatgatttttaaaaaaaattaaaacagtATGCTTATTTTCTCCCTCCTTCCTCATGCGCTGCCtatgatttttaaaaaaaattaaaacacTGCTAGGCCCAACAAAAAATAATTGTATCCCTATTTTATGgtttttttaatttaaaattatttgtAATTGGCCCTTAGAATTAAAATCGTATTGATTTTTTATTCTCTTAATTTTGTTTTACTTTTACATGAATCTTTAGggatttttttttatattttatttagGTCGACAAATTTAAAGTAAATAAATTGAGTTATAAATATTAACGTATTTTTCGATTATTGAAACTATTATTTTTTATGTTTAAAAATTCATAATCATTTGTGTATCGTGCTGGAATTAGGAATAAAAGATGAATGAGAGAAATAAAGTTGTAGGATGCGGTGGTGCGTGCTTTTGATACGGTGAAGTGGAGTAGATCTACAATGTTAACATTATAGGTGCATTCCATTTCCAAGTACTTTCTCGTATGGTTGTAGTCTTTTATCTCTAAAGTGATTAATATAGTGAATATGTATATCCTACTATTTTCAACTATATTTACTTATGAATTTTGTTAGTTAATGAATCTCCCAATCCTTGACTAACTTTTACATATTTCTAAAGTGATTAAACAAAGAAACAAATGTATAATATTATTTCACATAATAAAATGCATCACTTCAAACCAAACCATTAAACACAAAATACTATTTTTCATTAAACTTCACATTGCTCAACATAAAGATGTTTATCTCATGATGAGCAAAAGAAATACAAAAACACAAGTTCTTACATTCAACATTTCTAAACACAAatgaaaagaaaatgaaaactTAAGTATGACGCTCTACTTCGTGCAATCTTTCAATCGACAGGAGGTGAGTTATGTCACGCCAGGATGCTCAACAATTCTTTAATGTAGGGAGAATGGAAGGAAATCTTCACTTCTGGTTTaagtttcttcttcttcttcttcttcttattcttcttcaATAAGATATTTTTCAGAGTAATTTCTCAAGTTTCCAACTTCTGAACCTCTATTTCGCCTAACGGGTTCCTTTTATACCCTTTAACTTTTAAGGTTTTGTCTTGTCATTAGATCATGAGCCTTGTGGATATTCCTTGTTTTGGCCCACTAATTATAATATATTCCTTCTCCTTTCATTCAAATCAACTTTAGGTAGTACAGTTCCAGCATGTAAAGGACAACACATTTTGCATCTCAAAAAATATGATCCTTCACAATGGTCgcaaaaaaaaaaatttgaacATAGTCGtcactgaactttatttattccaatgaaggaaaaggaaaatatcaataaaacctttaaaaagaaagaaaatggtCATCGCAACAATATTCGGGTTCaagagtcgattacgcaaggggaatgtattagcacccctcatgtccgttgtactcaacgataatcttttagttaaacttgtgattgaatgttagctaatgttatttgttttcttcaaGTAGATCAAAAGtgtaaaagaaaataaaaaggtTCACAATAATGTTTTTGTTAGGGCGTGCTTGATAAGATTGTgagtcttgctcctacgtatcctcaggtAGGAATTCAAAGCTACATAGTTCTGGACAAGACAAAAGatgttttttgtattttttattatAGTGTTTGACGAGATgtgaatctcgctcctacgtatctccaggtacgatggagaactcaaagctacgtagttcttgGTAGCCAAGAGTGTTGGTTGATCGATTTTAGAGGACGAATGTTTAGGTTGCATTCTAACGGTTAACCATTGACTTGTTTGCTCGCGGATGAGAGACTTAGTATTTATTTGTTTTGCGGTGGAAGAGATCATGTTTGATCGCATTCTAGCAGTTTAAACATTTAGTTGTATGCTCGCGCATGGGAggcttaagcgctagtttgtgTGCGTATTAGAAAGGACTAAACAATTTCcatttgtgaaaagggtttcGATCACGCGGGTGCAAGAAAAAGATATGTTTGTGTGTTGAGtgttttgttggatgacgattactcggatagtcgagtgAGGAAACTCATATCCAAATAATCAAGTAGAGGAATAAAAGGCTCTAGATCATCTCCGTTTTTATCCTTAATTGCGAAAGGATTTAGATTGTGTCAGGGTATTTTGATTGGATGACGAATACTCGAATGATTaagtaaggcaactcgtatccaagtaTTCGAGGAAGtgaatagaaggctctagactACCTCCATTTTCGTCCAAGTTATTACGAAATATGAGTTTCAATAGGTTTTGAATACGAGAGTGTTAGAGGTAAATTGAGTTGGAAGTTTTTTTAATATATGACGATTActcgaatggtcgagtaaggGAACTCATATCCAAGTAATTAAAGAGAGAAATCGAAGGCTCGAGATTATCTTCATTTTTATCCTTAACGAAAGGGTTTAGATATTGTTAACGTATTTTTAGATAAACGAAGAATAATTAAATGACAGAATAACACAACTCGTATCCAAATATTCGGGGAAGGAATAACAGGATCTAGAACACTTCCTTTTTCATCTAAGTTATTATAAAAATGATTTAATATTGATTAGATTTAGAAGTATTTTAAGAGATGACAAATTGTTTGATTAGTCGAGTAAGGGAACTCGTACCCAAACAATTGAGAAGAGGAGTCGAAGACTCGAGACCATCCCCCTTTTCATCTTTAATGAAATGGTGTTTAACCGCGATTAGGTGTTTTGAATTGATTAAGGAAATGCGCTGTCGATATTGATCGAATTTTTTTATTTGTGTTTGAAACTATTatgaattatgaaaatggtttCAAAATGGTTTTGAATCGATGATGAAATGGTCTTGAAATGATTTGAAGCCGAAGTGATTATGAATGAAATCGAGTTGGTAATTTGAAAATGATGGTTGAAATGATAGTGAAATAAGTCGATCcttatttaattaacaaaatcaattaattgaaatttgattaaatcatccaattaaactaattaaaattaattatcaaaatttgtttgattaaaaattaatgtaatcaaataattaaattaattaaaattgattaaaagaattatctaattaaacaaaaaaaattaattaattaattaatttaatt includes:
- the LOC127136772 gene encoding uncharacterized protein LOC127136772; protein product: MAAAEEICSCLPEELLECTFKYLHGDNRSFMSLSLVSKQSMYITNRILFFATITDETIPFLPRLFHRFPNLTSLNLTIVPKTVKEVNALLTLISTFPLDIKSLSLCPTRILRPIQIPANGLIALSKTMKNMTSFTFYQMCHFNKKNLFLIADYFPLLQELNVCNPWLTSDTDFMVDHKDPLLALPNLDKINLSGNYIGDPDQFTNFLRHNCTLLQEITLSLGNLGNMTVLVL